From the Streptococcus sp. 29887 genome, one window contains:
- a CDS encoding glycerophosphodiester phosphodiesterase family protein translates to MKTGKKVSTSWAFRGRIVWLFTKYQLLSKGLLALVIYPLYSFAIDTFLALSGRTGISSGDYVSFLLSFQGIGFLLATVVMMVILIGLDINTFILTSALIKEEKIEMTARHMLWLGLTSLKSLFSPAGLLLMVYVSLIFPLLGLGVTIGPMRQFQIPNFITSVIYANPLYLSLYIGVLLILTYLSYRLIFTFHYVLIGGKTIGSAIRSSLDLTKKYDRALIKRLVGIFVKNGLVYFLPLFVALIALLVFVLVSQAEQTNQSRLYLLFILLVVVDIVSFLTFLFPPMMIYRVTDAFYDYEEAEGRTPAVTLSTKASKWREDILPTIRLRTKFLVTSLILLILAGNFGFAYLLVQHFDTIFRVNREIALVAHRGGGDLGAENTIAGILAAAEEGVAWSEIDIQRTKDGHYVLNHDGDFKRVAGDSRSSSEMTLAEIQDLQVADAFDSSRPAQPVPTIEEVIEASKGKIGLFIELKGKTADKQMVDDIVAMVKAYGVEKEVALLSLDYKLITYIEETYPEMVSGYLYYFSIGQTEDLQGDYLIMEEAEASPEKVADLKAQGKKVIVWTVNTEESIQRFVNSEVDGIITDYVLDVKAGIKARDERTDFEVIVDSILGE, encoded by the coding sequence ATGAAAACAGGAAAGAAAGTTTCAACCAGCTGGGCCTTTCGTGGTCGGATTGTCTGGCTCTTTACCAAATACCAACTGCTTAGTAAGGGGCTACTGGCTCTAGTTATTTATCCCTTGTATTCCTTTGCCATTGATACTTTTTTAGCCTTATCAGGGCGGACAGGGATTTCCAGTGGGGACTATGTGTCCTTTCTCTTGAGTTTCCAAGGGATTGGCTTTCTTTTGGCGACCGTGGTCATGATGGTGATTTTGATTGGTCTAGATATCAACACCTTTATCTTGACCAGTGCTCTTATAAAGGAAGAAAAGATTGAAATGACCGCCCGGCACATGCTCTGGCTGGGCTTGACCTCCCTCAAGTCCCTCTTTAGTCCAGCTGGACTCTTGCTCATGGTCTATGTGTCCTTGATTTTCCCGCTTTTGGGCTTGGGTGTCACCATTGGCCCTATGCGCCAGTTCCAGATTCCCAACTTTATCACTTCGGTGATTTATGCCAACCCTCTTTATCTATCGCTTTATATAGGAGTTCTCCTGATATTGACCTATCTGAGCTATCGACTGATATTCACCTTCCACTATGTTCTCATTGGTGGGAAAACGATTGGTTCAGCTATTCGCTCCTCTCTTGACCTGACAAAGAAATACGATCGAGCGCTCATCAAGCGACTTGTCGGGATTTTTGTGAAAAATGGCCTTGTCTACTTTTTACCTCTCTTTGTTGCCTTGATAGCCCTGCTTGTCTTTGTTTTGGTCAGTCAGGCAGAGCAGACAAATCAAAGTCGTTTGTATCTCTTGTTTATCCTCCTTGTAGTCGTGGATATTGTCAGCTTTCTGACCTTCCTCTTTCCGCCGATGATGATTTATCGAGTGACGGATGCCTTTTATGACTACGAAGAGGCTGAGGGACGGACGCCTGCGGTCACACTTTCGACCAAGGCCAGTAAGTGGCGGGAGGACATCTTGCCGACCATTCGCCTGCGTACCAAGTTTTTGGTGACCAGCTTGATTCTGCTCATCTTGGCAGGAAATTTTGGCTTTGCTTACTTGTTGGTGCAGCATTTTGACACGATTTTCCGTGTGAATCGTGAGATTGCCTTAGTCGCTCACCGTGGTGGTGGTGACTTGGGTGCTGAAAATACGATTGCAGGTATTTTAGCGGCAGCGGAGGAAGGGGTGGCTTGGTCTGAGATTGATATTCAACGGACCAAAGACGGTCACTATGTCCTCAACCATGACGGTGATTTCAAGCGTGTTGCTGGTGACAGCCGTAGTTCTAGTGAGATGACTCTGGCTGAAATCCAGGACTTGCAAGTTGCGGATGCTTTTGACAGTAGTCGTCCAGCCCAGCCAGTTCCTACGATTGAGGAAGTGATCGAAGCCAGCAAGGGTAAGATTGGCCTCTTTATCGAACTGAAAGGTAAAACAGCCGACAAGCAAATGGTGGATGACATTGTTGCCATGGTCAAGGCCTATGGTGTTGAAAAGGAAGTGGCTCTGCTGTCTTTGGACTACAAGCTGATTACCTATATCGAAGAAACCTATCCTGAGATGGTGTCTGGCTACCTCTATTATTTCTCAATTGGTCAGACAGAAGACCTGCAGGGCGATTATCTGATTATGGAAGAGGCAGAGGCTAGTCCAGAAAAGGTAGCAGACCTGAAAGCCCAAGGCAAGAAAGTCATCGTTTGGACAGTCAATACAGAAGAATCCATTCAGCGTTTTGTCAACTCAGAAGTTGACGGCATCATCACGGACTATGTTCTTGATGTCAAGGCTGGCATCAAGGCGCGTGATGAACGGACAGATTTTGAAGTTATTGTGGATTCAATTTTGGGGGAATAA
- a CDS encoding CHAP domain-containing protein: MNKHKLHKTMKVALATAILGGMLALGQEAVKADTELTDSPSLSVLTVQVEQEEQLKKEAEAKAAAEKAAAEKAAAEAAAQAALATNMVSEVAVEYTANTYPAGQCTWGAKEMAPWVGNYWGNGGDWAASAAALGYEVGTTPKVGAIAVWTDGGYGHVAYVTDVAADGTIQVMESNYGGAYYPSNVRGFFDPTTTSEGTVSYIYPPAGV; the protein is encoded by the coding sequence ATGAATAAACACAAACTTCACAAAACAATGAAAGTTGCCCTTGCTACTGCTATCTTGGGAGGAATGCTAGCTTTGGGACAAGAAGCTGTTAAGGCGGACACAGAATTGACAGATAGTCCTAGTCTATCAGTCCTAACGGTTCAGGTTGAGCAGGAAGAGCAGTTGAAAAAAGAAGCAGAGGCTAAAGCTGCAGCTGAAAAGGCTGCGGCAGAAAAAGCAGCTGCGGAAGCCGCAGCCCAAGCAGCCCTTGCTACGAATATGGTATCAGAGGTTGCTGTAGAATACACAGCCAATACCTATCCTGCTGGTCAATGTACATGGGGTGCCAAAGAAATGGCGCCTTGGGTTGGCAACTATTGGGGAAATGGTGGTGACTGGGCAGCCAGTGCCGCAGCTCTTGGTTATGAAGTAGGAACCACTCCTAAGGTTGGCGCAATCGCTGTCTGGACAGACGGTGGCTATGGTCACGTTGCCTATGTTACCGATGTAGCGGCCGATGGCACTATTCAAGTAATGGAATCAAACTATGGCGGAGCCTACTACCCAAGCAATGTACGTGGCTTCTTTGATCCAACAACCACTAGCGAAGGAACTGTAAGCTATATTTACCCTCCAGCTGGGGTCTAG
- a CDS encoding alpha/beta fold hydrolase, whose protein sequence is MKDIVLIHGTWCDGSVWGDFARKLEKMGLRVHTPSLRFHDLPYDEVMEKVGAVSLTDYADDLVTLVESLEEPPLLLGHSLGCLLAQMVAERTQVAGMILMGPAPTADIFAFYPTMIRCFIRHFLRWGFWKKPMPPYKDEFFRYCLNVQDPALKEDIFKTLVPESGKVYTQMAFPFFDKSRAGYVDFSKITGPILVVTGSEDKMTVSAIARKTAKNYKDSVLVSLTGADHMYESGKFQDKTLSVIHAWLSEKDYL, encoded by the coding sequence ATGAAAGATATTGTGTTAATTCACGGAACCTGGTGTGATGGCTCCGTCTGGGGAGATTTCGCTCGCAAATTAGAAAAAATGGGCTTGCGGGTTCACACTCCTAGCCTACGCTTCCACGACTTGCCCTATGATGAGGTCATGGAAAAAGTTGGTGCGGTTAGCCTGACAGACTATGCCGATGACTTGGTGACCTTGGTTGAAAGTTTGGAAGAGCCACCTTTACTCTTGGGACATTCTCTGGGCTGTTTACTCGCTCAAATGGTTGCTGAACGCACACAGGTGGCTGGCATGATTCTCATGGGCCCTGCTCCGACAGCAGATATCTTCGCTTTCTACCCTACCATGATTCGTTGCTTCATCCGCCATTTCTTACGCTGGGGATTTTGGAAAAAGCCAATGCCACCTTACAAGGATGAGTTCTTCCGCTACTGCTTAAATGTTCAAGACCCTGCCCTCAAAGAAGATATTTTCAAGACCTTGGTACCTGAGTCTGGCAAGGTCTATACCCAGATGGCCTTTCCTTTCTTTGATAAAAGCAGAGCAGGTTATGTCGATTTCAGCAAGATTACAGGACCTATCCTGGTCGTCACAGGAAGTGAAGACAAGATGACCGTTTCTGCCATTGCTAGAAAAACAGCTAAAAACTACAAGGACTCCGTTCTGGTTTCTCTAACAGGGGCAGACCATATGTACGAATCTGGCAAGTTCCAAGACAAAACCCTATCTGTTATTCACGCTTGGTTGAGCGAGAAAGATTATCTATAG
- a CDS encoding amino acid ABC transporter substrate-binding protein, producing the protein MKKLALFATTALAAFTLAACSSSTSTSSSSSTDQTLLAQIKEEGVIQIGTEGAYAPYSYHDESGKLVGYDVEVAEAVAEKLGVKVEFVETKWDSMIAGLDAARFDTIANQVGVTDERKEKYDFSTPYTYIYGALVTQKDNTEITGFADLAGKKSANSLTSNWADLARENGAEVVGVDGFSQAVELLNTNRVDVTINDNLVYLDYLKQHADAPIKLVALTDDVSTTAFPVVKGNEDLVKEIDAALAELASEGKLAEISNKYFGEDVSKAK; encoded by the coding sequence ATGAAAAAATTAGCTTTATTTGCAACAACAGCCCTAGCAGCTTTTACTTTAGCAGCCTGCAGTTCTTCAACATCAACTAGCTCATCCAGCAGCACAGACCAAACTCTCTTGGCACAAATCAAAGAAGAAGGTGTCATTCAAATCGGTACGGAAGGTGCCTATGCTCCTTACTCTTACCACGATGAGAGTGGAAAATTGGTCGGTTACGATGTAGAAGTGGCTGAAGCAGTTGCTGAGAAATTGGGCGTTAAGGTTGAGTTTGTTGAAACCAAGTGGGATTCCATGATTGCTGGTTTGGACGCAGCACGTTTTGATACTATTGCCAACCAGGTTGGTGTGACAGACGAGCGAAAAGAGAAATACGATTTCTCAACACCATATACCTACATTTATGGAGCTTTAGTAACCCAGAAAGATAATACGGAGATTACAGGTTTTGCTGACTTGGCAGGCAAAAAATCAGCCAACAGCTTAACAAGTAACTGGGCAGATTTGGCTCGTGAAAACGGTGCGGAAGTTGTCGGTGTAGATGGATTTTCACAAGCGGTTGAATTGTTGAATACAAACCGTGTGGATGTGACCATCAATGACAACTTGGTATATTTGGATTACCTCAAGCAACACGCAGATGCACCGATTAAACTGGTGGCTTTGACAGACGATGTTTCTACAACAGCCTTCCCAGTGGTTAAAGGAAATGAAGACCTAGTAAAAGAAATTGATGCGGCCTTGGCTGAATTGGCAAGCGAAGGTAAACTAGCTGAAATTTCAAATAAATACTTTGGCGAAGACGTATCGAAAGCCAAGTAA
- the leuS gene encoding leucine--tRNA ligase has translation MSFYNHKEIEPKWQEFWAKNHTFKTGTDAEKPNFYALDMFPYPSGAGLHVGHPEGYTATDILSRYKRAQGYNVLHPMGWDAFGLPAEQYAMDTGNDPADFTAENIANFKRQINALGFSYDWDREVNTTDPNYYKWTQWIFTKLYEKGLAYEAEVPVNWVEELGTAIANEEVLPDGTSERGGYPVVRKPMRQWMLKITAYAERLLNDLEEVDWPESIKDMQRNWIGKSTGANVTFKIKDTDKDFTVFTTRPDTLFGATYAVLAPEHDLVDSITSPEQAGAVAEYKRQASLKSDLARTDLAKDKTGVWTGAYAINPVNGKEIPIWIADYVLASYGTGAIMAVPAHDERDWEFAKQFGLDIIPVLEGGNVEEAPYTEDGAHINSDFLDGLNKEDAIAKMVAWLEENGVGQEKISYRLRDWLFSRQRYWGEPIPIIHWEDGTSTAVPENELPLVLPKTSDIKPSGTGESPLANLADWLEVVREDGVKGRRETNTMPQWAGSSWYYLRYIDPHNDEKLADEELLKAWLPVDIYIGGAEHAVLHLLYARFWHKFLYDLGVVPTKEPFQKLFNQGMILGTSYRDSRGALVATDKVEKRDGSFFHIETGEELEQAPAKMSKSLKNVVNPDDVVEQFGADTLRVYEMFMGPLDASIAWSEEGLEGSRKFLDRVYRLITTKEISSENSGALDKVYNETVKTVTEHIEDLKFNTAIAQLMIFVNAANKEDKLYVEYAKGFVQLIAPFAPHLAEELWQGLVATGQSISYVAWPVYDESKLVESEVEIVVQIKGKVKARLTVAKDLAPAELEKVALADEKVQAEIAGQTVVKVISVPNKLVNIVVK, from the coding sequence ATGAGCTTCTACAATCACAAGGAAATCGAGCCCAAATGGCAGGAATTTTGGGCAAAAAATCATACTTTTAAGACGGGAACAGATGCAGAAAAGCCAAACTTTTATGCCCTAGATATGTTCCCTTATCCGTCTGGTGCGGGCTTGCACGTTGGTCACCCTGAGGGCTATACAGCGACGGACATTCTCAGCCGTTACAAGCGTGCCCAAGGCTACAACGTTCTTCACCCAATGGGGTGGGATGCCTTTGGTCTGCCAGCAGAGCAATACGCTATGGATACGGGCAATGACCCAGCTGACTTTACAGCAGAAAACATTGCCAACTTCAAACGTCAGATTAACGCCCTTGGCTTTTCTTACGACTGGGACCGTGAGGTCAATACGACCGACCCGAATTACTACAAGTGGACCCAGTGGATTTTCACCAAGTTGTATGAAAAAGGCCTAGCCTATGAGGCAGAAGTGCCTGTTAACTGGGTAGAGGAATTGGGAACAGCTATCGCCAACGAAGAGGTCCTTCCTGACGGAACGTCTGAACGTGGTGGCTACCCAGTTGTCCGCAAGCCAATGCGTCAATGGATGCTGAAAATCACGGCCTATGCAGAGCGTTTGCTTAATGACCTAGAAGAAGTTGATTGGCCAGAGTCTATCAAAGACATGCAACGCAACTGGATTGGCAAGTCAACCGGTGCCAATGTGACTTTCAAAATCAAGGACACAGACAAGGACTTCACAGTATTTACTACCCGTCCAGATACTCTTTTTGGTGCGACCTACGCAGTCCTTGCTCCTGAGCATGACTTGGTAGATAGCATTACATCGCCTGAGCAAGCGGGAGCTGTGGCAGAATACAAACGCCAAGCCTCTCTCAAATCAGACCTAGCCCGTACAGATCTGGCAAAAGACAAGACAGGTGTTTGGACGGGTGCTTATGCCATCAACCCTGTCAACGGTAAAGAAATTCCAATTTGGATTGCGGACTATGTGTTGGCAAGCTATGGAACAGGTGCTATCATGGCCGTTCCTGCCCACGATGAGCGTGACTGGGAATTTGCCAAACAGTTTGGTTTGGACATCATTCCAGTTCTGGAAGGTGGCAATGTAGAAGAAGCTCCTTACACAGAAGATGGAGCACATATCAACTCAGATTTCCTAGATGGTCTTAACAAGGAAGATGCCATTGCCAAAATGGTGGCTTGGTTGGAAGAAAATGGTGTCGGTCAGGAGAAAATTTCTTACCGCCTCCGCGACTGGCTCTTCAGCCGCCAGCGTTATTGGGGGGAGCCAATTCCAATCATCCACTGGGAAGACGGCACTTCCACAGCAGTCCCAGAAAATGAGTTACCTCTGGTATTGCCAAAAACCTCAGACATCAAGCCTTCAGGTACAGGGGAATCGCCGCTTGCTAACCTGGCAGACTGGTTGGAAGTGGTGCGTGAAGACGGTGTCAAAGGTCGCCGTGAGACCAACACCATGCCACAATGGGCGGGCTCTAGCTGGTACTACCTCCGCTACATCGACCCACACAACGATGAGAAATTGGCAGATGAGGAGCTTCTCAAAGCTTGGTTGCCGGTGGATATCTACATCGGTGGTGCCGAGCACGCAGTCCTTCACCTGCTCTACGCACGCTTCTGGCACAAGTTCCTCTATGACCTTGGCGTTGTGCCGACCAAAGAGCCATTCCAAAAACTCTTTAACCAGGGTATGATTTTGGGGACTAGCTACCGCGACAGCCGTGGTGCCCTTGTAGCGACAGATAAAGTTGAAAAACGTGACGGTTCCTTCTTCCACATCGAAACTGGTGAGGAGTTGGAGCAGGCACCTGCTAAGATGTCTAAGTCTCTTAAAAACGTGGTTAACCCAGATGATGTGGTCGAGCAATTCGGTGCGGACACCCTCCGTGTTTACGAGATGTTCATGGGCCCACTTGATGCATCAATCGCTTGGTCAGAAGAAGGCCTCGAAGGTAGCCGTAAGTTCCTTGACCGCGTTTACCGCCTAATTACAACGAAGGAAATTTCTTCGGAGAATAGCGGAGCGCTTGATAAAGTTTACAATGAAACTGTGAAGACGGTGACTGAGCATATTGAAGACTTGAAATTCAACACGGCTATCGCCCAGCTCATGATTTTTGTCAACGCAGCCAACAAAGAAGATAAGCTTTACGTCGAATACGCCAAAGGCTTTGTTCAATTGATTGCCCCATTTGCGCCACACTTGGCAGAAGAACTTTGGCAGGGTCTGGTAGCAACAGGCCAGTCAATCAGCTATGTCGCATGGCCAGTCTATGATGAAAGCAAGCTAGTAGAAAGCGAAGTGGAAATCGTTGTCCAAATCAAGGGTAAAGTAAAAGCCCGCTTGACCGTAGCCAAAGACCTAGCACCAGCAGAGCTTGAAAAAGTTGCCCTTGCAGACGAAAAAGTCCAAGCTGAAATCGCTGGGCAAACAGTGGTGAAGGTGATTAGTGTTCCGAACAAATTAGTTAATATTGTTGTGAAATAA